In Desulfosporosinus sp. Sb-LF, a genomic segment contains:
- a CDS encoding DEAD/DEAH box helicase, producing the protein MGGVFTDTFKLLSKKMQQRIWAMKWEYFTPVQDQTIPLIMQTDSDIIVSANTASGKTEAAFLPIITKIEDRAQKELKALYISPLKALINNQFDRIERLCQHCEINIYRWHGDVGQSHKNKLLKSPSGILQITPESLESLFINKTGYLKPLFQGIEFIVIDEIHSFLDSQRGTQLRSLLSRMETYTRVRPRIIGLSATIRNFTLVKQWVNYHRPEEVKVVEASDEGKELQYSLLHFPAGKEGKIPLGLFEDLREVTREYQSLIFCNSRGTVEETTVTLNRLAEKEGIQEGYFAHHSSIDKAEREYVEKRLATSRTPQSIVCTSSLELGIDIGALDLVCQLDTTFTVSSLKQRMGRSGRRQEDAQILQMYTTSEDSLVQSIAVMKLLLEGWIEPAAGYPVPYDIAFHQIISLCQEYNGMTWSQLLHILEKNAAFYKLSKQDMVNLINHMVMTEMLEIVPGHNEYIVGLEGERLLRGKDFYSVFMVALYYEVYCGMRKIGQLDKGVRFDIGENVILAGKLWTIKDMDTKKNKIFVQAAVNAKKPKYLSDPGKIDRKIAETMVNVLCSEEQFQYLDAKATECLSSTRRKYSMYHVSANQRIAWEEREVLVFEPFAGTVICNTLIWLLRAVSGLDIKRRPSQIERIVLPKDVVFSDLIDRIRNRVWEEADLVLFIRENEWLVTRYSPYLTDELQQKMHLKSELDLKGALDFLESYQFVTISLTE; encoded by the coding sequence ACACAGCTTCGGGAAAAACCGAAGCTGCTTTTCTACCTATTATTACGAAAATTGAGGATCGTGCTCAGAAAGAGTTAAAGGCACTCTATATTTCTCCACTTAAAGCGTTAATCAATAACCAATTTGATCGGATTGAACGCTTATGCCAACATTGTGAGATTAATATCTATCGTTGGCATGGGGATGTAGGCCAAAGTCACAAAAACAAACTACTTAAAAGCCCTTCGGGAATTCTTCAGATTACGCCTGAATCCTTAGAAAGCCTTTTTATTAATAAGACGGGGTATTTGAAACCTCTTTTCCAGGGCATAGAATTTATCGTGATTGATGAAATCCACTCGTTCCTCGATTCTCAGCGAGGCACGCAACTACGTTCCTTGTTATCGAGGATGGAAACGTATACGCGGGTTCGACCCCGTATTATTGGCTTATCCGCAACTATTCGAAATTTTACTCTGGTAAAACAATGGGTTAATTATCATCGACCCGAAGAGGTTAAAGTGGTCGAAGCGTCGGATGAGGGCAAGGAACTTCAGTATTCCTTATTACATTTTCCCGCTGGAAAGGAAGGGAAAATACCCTTAGGGCTTTTCGAGGACCTGAGAGAGGTCACTAGAGAGTATCAATCTCTCATTTTTTGTAACAGTCGAGGCACGGTGGAAGAAACGACGGTCACGCTTAACCGTTTAGCCGAAAAGGAGGGGATCCAAGAAGGGTACTTTGCTCATCATTCCTCGATCGATAAAGCCGAAAGAGAGTACGTCGAGAAAAGGTTGGCGACGTCAAGAACCCCTCAGAGTATTGTTTGTACCAGCTCGCTAGAACTTGGGATCGATATTGGAGCGCTCGATTTGGTCTGTCAACTGGACACTACCTTTACGGTTTCCTCCCTCAAGCAACGCATGGGGCGTTCTGGCAGAAGGCAAGAAGACGCGCAAATCCTTCAGATGTATACCACCAGTGAAGACAGCTTGGTACAGTCCATTGCCGTCATGAAGCTCTTACTCGAAGGATGGATTGAGCCAGCTGCGGGTTATCCTGTGCCCTATGATATTGCCTTTCATCAAATCATCTCTCTTTGTCAGGAGTATAATGGCATGACTTGGAGTCAACTCCTTCATATCCTCGAAAAAAATGCTGCCTTTTACAAGCTTTCCAAGCAGGATATGGTGAACCTCATTAATCATATGGTGATGACGGAGATGTTAGAGATCGTTCCTGGACACAATGAGTATATTGTGGGGCTAGAGGGAGAGCGACTATTAAGAGGAAAGGATTTTTACTCGGTCTTCATGGTGGCCCTTTATTATGAAGTGTACTGTGGCATGCGCAAGATCGGGCAACTCGATAAAGGAGTTAGGTTTGATATTGGGGAAAACGTCATCTTAGCAGGAAAGCTATGGACCATTAAGGATATGGACACGAAGAAGAATAAGATTTTCGTCCAAGCTGCGGTGAATGCTAAAAAGCCAAAGTATCTGAGTGATCCAGGTAAGATTGATCGTAAAATCGCAGAAACGATGGTTAACGTTTTGTGTTCGGAGGAACAATTCCAATACCTTGACGCCAAAGCAACAGAGTGTCTGTCGAGTACGCGACGAAAGTATTCCATGTATCATGTATCTGCCAATCAGCGTATTGCATGGGAGGAGCGTGAGGTTCTGGTCTTTGAGCCTTTTGCGGGAACTGTGATTTGTAATACTCTGATTTGGCTGCTCAGAGCGGTATCTGGTCTTGATATCAAACGCAGGCCGAGTCAAATAGAACGCATTGTATTGCCAAAGGATGTGGTGTTTTCAGACCTTATAGACAGGATCCGAAATCGAGTTTGGGAGGAAGCGGATCTGGTCTTGTTCATCAGGGAAAATGAGTGGCTGGTAACAAGATACTCGCCCTATTTGACGGACGAGCTGCAACAAAAAATGCATTTAAAGAGCGAACTAGATCTTAAAGGGGCCTTGGACTTTCTGGAGAGTTATCAATTTGTTACTATTTCTTTGACTGAATAA
- a CDS encoding ABC transporter permease has translation MRYVKKPSFSRKRPLLFRNSNLLFEKRSPVNGLVEMCLKAVLRNEGDVGFYFKLVGTYLVMIIVFPGDYKWLLWIVFLIMLTNVVGISWPEVINAPFFNYFPWLPETKMEAARKAISLMALPGQLLLGLEVVLLTRSWI, from the coding sequence TTGCGTTATGTAAAAAAACCCAGCTTCTCTAGGAAACGCCCATTATTATTCAGAAACTCGAACCTGCTTTTTGAGAAACGAAGCCCAGTGAATGGATTAGTGGAAATGTGCCTCAAGGCCGTGTTACGTAATGAAGGGGACGTCGGTTTCTACTTCAAACTTGTTGGGACCTACCTAGTCATGATTATAGTCTTTCCAGGAGATTACAAATGGCTTCTTTGGATTGTATTTTTGATTATGTTGACCAATGTTGTGGGGATCTCCTGGCCGGAAGTAATTAATGCCCCATTTTTTAATTATTTCCCTTGGCTACCAGAGACAAAGATGGAGGCGGCGAGGAAGGCCATCTCCTTAATGGCTTTGCCAGGCCAACTGTTACTTGGTCTTGAAGTAGTTTTACTAACTCGCTCCTGGATATGA